In Scatophagus argus isolate fScaArg1 chromosome 3, fScaArg1.pri, whole genome shotgun sequence, the genomic stretch GACAGACGAGACTCCTTCTCCGTCTTCCACTTCTGCATCGCCTccatcacagctgcacacagaaacagcgTAGTGAGCAGCTCATTCAAGGCGCTACGCATGTTATTTATCAGTCACATAAATGAGTTTCTTTCCTTatgcttcagtttcacatcatGTTCACATACAGCAGGTCTGACAGGGAGCCAAAGCTGCAGCCACGAGCAGCAACGAGCGAGTTTCAGGCTTCACAAGGCTGAGCAAAgtctgctttaaaatgtttcgAGCAGGAGACCaatcacaaaaataattaaatagccacaagtgataataataataatgaagataATAACATGCGTGGTTTAGAAAATAATCTGATAGCATAAATTAATGCTCTACCTTGTTTCTCGTATTGCGCCTCTAGAGGAAGCAGCACTCCGTCATCTTCGTCTCTGTATCCATAATACTCTGCGTCCACGTCTTTCATGAGCTCCGCCCTCGTCTTCCTCGGCGCCGGGGCAGCTGGATACCACATGATCCACGTGGACCAATCAGATAACAGTGCCGTGATGGATGGTTTGGtataaaacaggaagtaaaaacaGAGTTTACGTACGCTCCTTCTCAAACAGCTCTCTGACTCCGGGGAGGTCTCTGGCTGCTCCAAAGTATTTATATCCTCGATTTCCTGGAACCTCCTTCCCCTCATGATCCAACATCCTCGGACCGACTCGCTGAAACACGAACAAGTCGTCAGTCCAGTTAACTGGTTTCAGGCACGGTTTCTGGTTTCAAGTATGGTTACGGGTTCTTTACCGCGTAGTCAGGTCCTCCCAGTTCTTTGATCCGGACCTCCCAGTGAcccttctctctcagcagcttgTTGATCTCATCATTCAGATCCCGAATCCTGAACTCCCCGAGACCAGCTGCACTCAGACaggtcagagagagacagacagctttAATGCCGTGACACATTAATGATCAGCTCCTCTGCTGCATGTGAAGAGTTTCACTGGATATTAATTACTGATCAGTCATCGTCAATGAACGCACTCACCATTCTGGATCTGAGCCACCTTCTTTGAGATCTCACTGatgatctgaaacacacacacacacacacatcaatcacaaagagaagacagactGTGTGCTCC encodes the following:
- the isy1 gene encoding pre-mRNA-splicing factor ISY1 homolog, producing MARNAEKAMTALARFRQAQLEEGKVKERRPFLASECSELPKAEKWRRQIISEISKKVAQIQNAGLGEFRIRDLNDEINKLLREKGHWEVRIKELGGPDYARVGPRMLDHEGKEVPGNRGYKYFGAARDLPGVRELFEKEPAPAPRKTRAELMKDVDAEYYGYRDEDDGVLLPLEAQYEKQAVMEAMQKWKTEKESRLSGDKQQQEEEEEEESIYTVHNEEPDEEESREEQEGEEGGVTFIAHVPVPSQKEVEEALVRRKKMELLQRYASEALQAQSQTARTLLGL